The proteins below come from a single Gordonia sp. X0973 genomic window:
- a CDS encoding M20/M25/M40 family metallo-hydrolase: protein MTATRATDEVVGLIADLIRFDTSNTGEPDTTKGEAECARWVASQLAEAGYETTYVESGRPGRGNVFARLAGDPANSAGALLVHSHLDVVPAEAADWSVHPFSGAIADGYIWGRGAVDMKDMAGMTLALARQFAREGTVPPRDLVFAFLADEEAGGTWGSHWLVENRPDLFDGVTEAVGEVGGFSLTVDRPDGTTRRLYLVETAEKGVSWMRLRATGTAGHGSMLHEDNAVTELAATVARIGAHRFPLVLTDAVTEFLAAAAQETGLDLGVDTPDLETALFKLGGLARIIGATLRDTANPTMLNAGYKANVIPQTAEAVIDCRVLPGRQAAFEAEIDGLLGPNVTREWITRLDPYETTFDGHLVDAMNAAILAHDPNGRTVPYMLSGATDAKAFAKLGIRCFGFSPLQLPPELDFAALFHGVDERVPVDSVLFGTKVFEHFLLHSAPTER from the coding sequence GTGACTGCTACCCGAGCGACAGACGAAGTCGTCGGCCTCATCGCCGATCTGATCCGCTTCGACACCTCCAACACGGGGGAGCCGGACACCACGAAAGGCGAGGCGGAGTGCGCGAGATGGGTGGCTTCGCAGCTGGCGGAGGCGGGGTATGAGACGACCTATGTCGAGTCCGGTCGGCCCGGTCGCGGCAACGTCTTCGCCCGGCTTGCCGGCGACCCGGCCAATTCCGCGGGGGCGCTGCTGGTGCACAGCCACCTCGACGTCGTGCCCGCCGAAGCGGCCGACTGGTCGGTCCACCCGTTCTCCGGCGCCATCGCCGACGGGTACATCTGGGGCCGTGGCGCCGTCGACATGAAGGATATGGCCGGGATGACGCTGGCCCTGGCACGCCAATTCGCCCGCGAGGGCACCGTGCCGCCGCGCGATCTCGTCTTCGCCTTCCTCGCCGACGAGGAGGCGGGCGGGACGTGGGGATCGCACTGGTTGGTGGAGAACCGACCCGACCTCTTCGACGGCGTCACCGAGGCCGTCGGCGAAGTCGGCGGGTTCTCGCTGACCGTCGACCGGCCGGACGGGACGACCCGGCGGCTGTACCTGGTGGAGACCGCTGAGAAGGGGGTGTCGTGGATGCGGTTGCGCGCCACCGGCACCGCCGGACACGGTTCGATGCTGCACGAGGACAACGCGGTCACCGAACTCGCCGCGACGGTGGCGCGGATCGGCGCGCATCGCTTCCCGCTGGTGCTGACCGACGCGGTGACCGAATTCCTCGCGGCCGCGGCGCAGGAGACGGGCCTGGACCTCGGCGTCGACACCCCGGATCTGGAGACCGCGCTGTTCAAACTCGGCGGTCTCGCCCGCATCATCGGTGCGACACTGCGCGACACCGCCAACCCGACGATGCTGAACGCCGGGTACAAGGCCAACGTGATCCCGCAGACGGCCGAGGCGGTCATCGACTGCCGGGTCCTGCCCGGCCGCCAGGCGGCCTTCGAGGCGGAGATCGACGGTCTCCTCGGCCCGAACGTCACCCGGGAGTGGATCACCCGGCTGGACCCGTACGAGACGACTTTCGACGGCCACCTCGTCGACGCGATGAACGCCGCGATCCTGGCGCACGATCCCAACGGCCGGACGGTTCCGTACATGCTGTCCGGGGCGACCGATGCGAAGGCCTTCGCGAAGCTGGGCATCCGGTGCTTCGGCTTCTCCCCGTTGCAACTGCCGCCGGAACTCGACTTCGCGGCGCTGTTCCACGGGGTTGACGAACGGGTGCCGGTGGACTCAGTGTTGTTCGGTACCAAGGTTTTCGAGCATTTCCTATTGCACAGCGCACCGACCGAGAGGTGA
- a CDS encoding quinone-dependent dihydroorotate dehydrogenase, protein MYPPLLWLMFRLSPETVHGLASRVIRLVGAVPGVGRLVARALHSDDPILRQEVFGTRFDAPLGLAAGFDKDASAVRSWGALGFGYAEVGTITGQAQPGNPKPRLFRLPADHALVNRMGFNNPGADDAARRLGRSRRRRTACPVPIGANIGKTKVVELADAAADYTHGASSLGPLADFVVVNVSSPNTPGLRDLQAVEQLGPILAAVRAATDRPVLVKIAPDLADDDIDAVADLAVEAGLAGIVATNTTISREGLASPAADVEAAGAGGLSGAPLRERSVAVLRRLYARAGDRLVLISVGGIDDVEDAWERILAGATLLQGYTGFIYAGPTYAEAIHAGLAARVRGAGFATIADAVGAGVRQER, encoded by the coding sequence TTGTATCCCCCGCTGCTGTGGTTGATGTTCCGGCTGTCGCCGGAGACGGTCCACGGCCTCGCCTCCCGGGTCATCCGGCTCGTCGGCGCGGTGCCCGGGGTGGGTCGCCTCGTCGCGCGGGCGCTGCACAGCGACGATCCGATCCTGCGCCAGGAGGTGTTCGGGACCAGGTTCGACGCGCCGCTCGGATTGGCCGCCGGGTTCGACAAGGACGCGTCGGCGGTCCGCTCGTGGGGTGCGCTGGGCTTCGGTTACGCCGAGGTCGGCACTATCACCGGCCAGGCCCAACCCGGCAATCCGAAGCCGCGTCTGTTCCGCCTGCCCGCCGATCACGCGCTGGTCAACCGGATGGGCTTCAACAACCCCGGTGCCGACGACGCCGCGCGCCGGCTGGGGCGTTCCCGTCGACGGCGCACCGCCTGCCCGGTGCCGATCGGCGCCAACATCGGCAAGACGAAGGTTGTGGAATTGGCGGATGCCGCCGCCGATTACACCCACGGCGCGTCCTCGTTGGGGCCGCTGGCCGACTTCGTGGTGGTGAACGTCAGCTCCCCCAACACGCCGGGGCTGCGCGACCTGCAGGCTGTCGAACAGCTGGGGCCCATCCTGGCCGCCGTGCGCGCGGCCACCGACCGCCCGGTGCTGGTGAAGATCGCCCCCGACCTCGCCGACGACGACATCGACGCCGTCGCCGATCTGGCCGTCGAGGCGGGCCTGGCCGGGATCGTCGCGACGAACACGACCATCTCCCGGGAGGGACTGGCCTCCCCTGCCGCCGATGTCGAGGCCGCGGGTGCGGGCGGACTGTCCGGTGCCCCGCTGCGCGAACGGTCAGTGGCGGTGCTGCGCCGCCTCTACGCCCGTGCCGGTGACCGCCTCGTGTTGATCAGCGTCGGCGGTATCGACGACGTCGAGGACGCCTGGGAGCGCATCCTGGCCGGTGCGACCCTGCTGCAGGGCTACACCGGATTCATCTACGCCGGTCCGACCTACGCCGAGGCGATCCACGCCGGGCTGGCCGCGCGGGTCCGCGGAGCCGGTTTCGCGACGATCGCCGACGCCGTCGGCGCGGGCGTCCGACAGGAGCGCTGA
- a CDS encoding TrkA family potassium uptake protein — MHVVIMGCGRVGASLAGAMQRRGHTVSVIDRDPDAFSRLGPDFTGTTTVGVGFDRDVLTRAGIETADAFAAVSSGDNSNIVAARVARETFGLERVVARIYDARRAEVYARLGIPTVATVPWTTDRFVAELDDDVDSVAWRDPSGNVDLIELDVDESWIGTSVARFAEETGAHVVFLNRVGRPILPEPRTALQDDDIVYVAVRTTDRAAVRAAAAAPKPVHD; from the coding sequence GTGCACGTAGTGATCATGGGTTGCGGCCGGGTCGGCGCCTCGCTCGCGGGCGCGATGCAGCGCCGCGGACACACGGTCTCGGTGATCGACCGCGACCCCGACGCCTTCTCCCGCCTGGGCCCCGACTTCACCGGGACGACCACCGTCGGCGTCGGCTTCGACCGCGACGTCCTGACGCGCGCCGGGATCGAGACGGCCGACGCGTTCGCCGCGGTGTCCTCCGGCGACAACTCGAATATCGTGGCGGCGCGGGTGGCGCGCGAGACCTTCGGTCTGGAGCGGGTGGTGGCCCGGATCTACGACGCCCGACGCGCGGAGGTCTACGCCCGTCTCGGTATCCCCACCGTCGCGACCGTCCCCTGGACCACCGACCGGTTCGTCGCCGAACTCGACGACGACGTCGATTCGGTCGCCTGGCGCGACCCGAGCGGCAACGTCGACCTGATCGAACTCGACGTGGACGAGTCGTGGATCGGCACGTCGGTGGCCCGGTTCGCCGAGGAGACCGGAGCGCACGTCGTCTTCCTCAACCGGGTCGGCCGACCGATCCTGCCCGAGCCGCGCACCGCGCTGCAGGACGACGACATCGTCTACGTCGCGGTCCGGACCACCGACCGTGCCGCCGTCCGCGCCGCCGCCGCGGCGCCCAAGCCCGTTCACGACTGA
- a CDS encoding OB-fold nucleic acid binding domain-containing protein, protein MAAAGSAGYLRRMTRMLVEDLEVSDAAEIADEARSQGAQCARECARGDEVRIFGELRSVQTCSKNAKAGVVAEFFDGTDTVKLKWLGRNRIPGIEPGRRLWVTGRIGEQDGVKVIFNPYYDLDGD, encoded by the coding sequence ATGGCCGCAGCGGGTTCCGCGGGTTACCTGCGACGGATGACGCGCATGCTCGTCGAAGACCTCGAGGTCTCCGACGCCGCGGAGATCGCCGACGAGGCCCGGTCTCAGGGCGCCCAATGCGCCCGCGAATGCGCGCGCGGCGACGAGGTCCGCATCTTCGGCGAACTCCGTTCGGTGCAGACCTGTTCCAAGAACGCCAAGGCCGGGGTGGTCGCCGAGTTCTTCGACGGCACCGACACGGTGAAGCTGAAGTGGCTCGGGCGCAACCGGATCCCGGGCATCGAACCCGGGCGCCGCCTATGGGTCACCGGGCGCATCGGCGAACAAGACGGCGTGAAGGTCATCTTCAACCCCTACTACGATCTCGACGGTGACTGA
- a CDS encoding DUF3710 domain-containing protein, which yields MAGMARVGEAAGPYDIGDLATTAEELANSHLDLGSVLVPVVEGGQVSVEMSVDHQPEAVYLMTPVGRVSVAAYAAPKSPGQWREVVGELAESLRAEGAQARTEDGHWGREIVAEVPGDECHRFIGVDGPRWMVRCVASGPPQAADQLAQLARAVLAESVVRRGGEPYPPREPLPLILPDVLAQQVRMAQQQMVDDGQLALDDLPPDFADHPPAQPGYDEQGFAPGAPGGDPFVDAQTEPTGSVPPEPGHVSPGTAMQQLRDLR from the coding sequence ATGGCGGGCATGGCGAGGGTCGGCGAAGCGGCCGGGCCGTATGACATCGGCGACTTGGCGACGACCGCGGAGGAATTGGCCAATTCGCATCTCGACCTGGGATCGGTGCTGGTGCCCGTCGTCGAGGGCGGGCAGGTCAGTGTCGAGATGTCCGTCGACCACCAGCCCGAGGCCGTCTACCTGATGACGCCGGTCGGCCGGGTGTCGGTGGCGGCGTACGCGGCGCCGAAGTCCCCGGGCCAGTGGCGCGAGGTCGTCGGCGAGCTGGCCGAGTCGCTGCGCGCGGAGGGTGCGCAGGCGCGTACCGAGGACGGCCATTGGGGGCGGGAGATCGTCGCCGAGGTGCCCGGCGACGAATGCCATCGCTTCATCGGCGTCGACGGCCCCAGGTGGATGGTCCGCTGCGTGGCCAGCGGTCCGCCGCAAGCCGCCGACCAGCTCGCCCAGCTCGCCCGCGCCGTTCTCGCCGAGTCCGTGGTGCGCCGCGGCGGCGAGCCGTACCCGCCGCGCGAGCCGTTGCCGCTGATCCTGCCCGACGTGCTGGCACAGCAGGTGCGGATGGCCCAACAGCAGATGGTCGACGACGGTCAGCTCGCCCTCGACGACCTGCCGCCCGACTTCGCCGACCACCCGCCGGCGCAGCCGGGATACGACGAACAGGGATTCGCGCCCGGTGCTCCTGGCGGCGACCCATTCGTCGACGCGCAGACCGAGCCGACCGGATCGGTACCGCCCGAACCCGGACACGTGTCGCCGGGGACCGCGATGCAGCAGCTGCGCGACCTGCGTTAG
- a CDS encoding glutaredoxin domain-containing protein yields MPEAIEAILSVPETALDSDRIAKEDELAIADEVRNAIEEANQKAELKAAERALKAANIAEAFMNGAHVTVYSSRVSVNSHATLAKLDRDKIQYEEVSIEDDADARDYVMALGYFHTPVVVVGDHHWAGFQPDYLDALSLPNAQKDRPGIA; encoded by the coding sequence GTGCCCGAAGCGATTGAGGCAATTCTTTCTGTTCCCGAAACAGCGTTGGATTCGGATCGGATCGCCAAGGAAGATGAACTGGCTATCGCTGATGAGGTTCGGAACGCGATTGAAGAGGCCAATCAGAAGGCCGAACTCAAAGCGGCTGAGCGTGCGCTAAAGGCGGCGAACATTGCTGAGGCGTTCATGAATGGAGCCCATGTCACGGTCTACTCGTCGCGAGTTAGCGTCAACTCGCACGCCACACTGGCGAAGCTGGACCGAGACAAGATCCAATACGAAGAGGTCAGCATCGAGGATGACGCAGACGCTCGCGACTACGTGATGGCGCTCGGGTACTTTCATACCCCTGTCGTGGTTGTCGGCGATCACCACTGGGCGGGATTTCAGCCTGACTATCTTGATGCCTTGTCGCTGCCGAACGCCCAAAAGGACCGGCCCGGTATCGCGTAG
- a CDS encoding alpha/beta hydrolase — MPAPIVVMPGTGSDADYARRAFGPAAAELGRPLVALQPEEDLVGGYLRVLDRLAADAVGEPILLGGVSIGASIAAKWAVAAGPDRCAGVWAALPPWSGPPEASPAAASATATADALERDGLDATVTAMAAGSPKWLADELSRSWRELYPGLIGQLRAAAALTGPTAPQLATLRVPLAVVVSTDDPIHPADVGLAWAAAAPRSAVGRTTLDAWGADPALLGRLAARAWAQVCERGPVG, encoded by the coding sequence ATGCCCGCCCCGATAGTCGTGATGCCCGGCACCGGGTCCGACGCCGACTACGCCCGTCGCGCATTCGGTCCGGCCGCCGCGGAACTCGGCCGACCACTGGTGGCGCTGCAGCCCGAGGAGGATCTCGTCGGCGGCTACCTGCGCGTACTCGACCGTCTCGCCGCGGACGCCGTCGGCGAGCCGATCCTCCTCGGCGGGGTGTCGATCGGCGCGAGTATCGCGGCCAAGTGGGCGGTCGCAGCCGGTCCGGACCGCTGCGCGGGTGTGTGGGCCGCACTGCCGCCGTGGTCGGGACCGCCCGAGGCCAGCCCGGCCGCCGCGTCGGCAACCGCGACCGCCGACGCCCTCGAGCGGGACGGACTGGATGCCACCGTCACGGCGATGGCGGCCGGCAGTCCGAAATGGTTGGCCGACGAACTCTCCCGCTCGTGGCGCGAGCTGTACCCGGGGCTGATCGGCCAACTGCGCGCCGCGGCGGCACTCACCGGGCCCACCGCGCCACAGTTGGCCACGCTGCGGGTCCCGCTGGCCGTCGTCGTCTCCACGGATGACCCGATCCATCCCGCCGATGTCGGGTTGGCGTGGGCCGCGGCCGCGCCCCGGTCGGCGGTGGGCCGCACGACCCTCGACGCCTGGGGCGCCGATCCGGCGCTCCTCGGGCGCCTGGCGGCCCGGGCGTGGGCCCAGGTGTGTGAGCGGGGCCCGGTCGGCTAA
- a CDS encoding DUF3159 domain-containing protein, translating into MGSGPTGRDETEDAPAPTILEQMGGVPGLIYSTLPILVFVPVNAWFGLSAAIIGALATAGAILVYRLIRRDNITPAVSGFIGVAICAYIAHRTGDAKGYFRLGIWTMLVYAAVFVLSIIVRWPLVGVVWSLVNSAGTAWRKHRPTLIAYDLATGVWAVVFIARYLVQNGLYDTGHTGWLAAARIGMGWPLTIVAVLATVWLVRRADRDEERFADETGIDENDRSQR; encoded by the coding sequence ATCGGCTCCGGGCCGACCGGCCGCGACGAGACGGAAGACGCACCCGCTCCGACCATCCTGGAGCAAATGGGCGGCGTGCCCGGCCTGATCTACTCGACCCTGCCGATCCTGGTGTTCGTCCCGGTCAACGCGTGGTTCGGATTGAGCGCCGCCATCATCGGCGCCCTCGCCACGGCGGGCGCGATCCTGGTCTACCGGCTGATCCGCCGCGACAACATCACCCCGGCGGTATCCGGTTTCATCGGCGTGGCGATCTGCGCGTACATCGCCCATCGGACCGGCGACGCGAAGGGCTACTTCCGGCTGGGCATCTGGACGATGCTCGTCTACGCGGCCGTTTTCGTTCTCTCCATCATCGTGCGGTGGCCGTTGGTCGGCGTCGTGTGGAGCCTGGTCAACAGCGCGGGCACCGCGTGGCGCAAACACCGCCCGACGCTGATCGCCTACGACCTCGCCACCGGCGTGTGGGCGGTGGTGTTCATCGCCCGCTACCTGGTCCAGAACGGGTTGTACGACACCGGGCACACCGGCTGGCTCGCCGCGGCCCGGATCGGCATGGGCTGGCCCCTGACGATCGTGGCCGTCCTGGCCACCGTGTGGTTGGTGCGCCGTGCGGACCGGGACGAGGAACGGTTCGCCGACGAGACCGGCATCGACGAAAACGACCGGTCGCAGCGCTGA
- the dut gene encoding dUTP diphosphatase, which yields MSDRTPSPSSSDPLRIRRLDKDLPLPLRAHPGDAGIDLYSTTDAELAPGRRQLVGTGIAIALPIGTVGLVHPRSGLAARAGLSIVNTPGTIDAGYRGEIKVCLINLDTEEPVVIKRGDRIAQLVIQRVELPELEEVEELDDTSRGAGGYGSSGGHAAL from the coding sequence GTGTCCGACCGAACTCCGTCACCGTCGTCCAGTGATCCATTGCGCATTCGGCGCCTCGACAAAGATCTGCCGCTCCCGCTGCGTGCGCATCCCGGGGACGCCGGGATCGACCTCTACAGCACGACCGACGCCGAGCTGGCCCCCGGGCGCCGCCAACTGGTCGGAACGGGGATCGCGATCGCCTTGCCGATCGGGACGGTCGGGTTGGTCCACCCCCGTTCGGGGCTGGCCGCGCGCGCCGGGCTGTCTATCGTCAACACGCCGGGAACGATCGACGCGGGCTATCGGGGGGAGATCAAGGTCTGTTTGATTAATCTCGATACCGAGGAACCCGTCGTCATCAAGCGTGGCGACCGGATCGCCCAGTTGGTGATCCAGCGCGTCGAGCTGCCCGAACTCGAAGAGGTCGAGGAACTCGACGACACCAGCCGCGGCGCCGGGGGATACGGGTCCAGCGGCGGCCACGCGGCGTTGTAG
- a CDS encoding nucleoside hydrolase, translating into MGIPLLLDCDTGIDDSLALLYLLGRTDVDLVAIASTAGNVPTDVVVANNLAWLELCGRDDVPVHRGAPGPVSAPLRTAEDTHGPRGVGYAELPPASRAASPVDAARAWIDAGRRHPGTLVGLAIGPLTNLALAIRADLDLPTRMRRLVIMGGAFGVAGNTTPVAEWNMVVDPEAAAEVFAAFDRPDAPDPLVCGLNITEQMRFTPRHLAQLRDDAAGVLTDHLADALRFYFEFHDAQDEGYLAYLHDPFAAMVALAPESVTAVPARVAVELAGTHTRAMTVADRRWMTGPPNALVVTEADTEAMLDGLVEALARLAQHLAD; encoded by the coding sequence GTGGGCATCCCGCTACTGCTCGACTGCGACACCGGCATCGACGACTCTCTCGCGCTGCTGTATCTGCTCGGCCGCACCGACGTGGACCTCGTCGCCATCGCGTCGACCGCGGGCAACGTGCCCACCGATGTGGTGGTCGCCAACAACCTCGCCTGGCTCGAGCTGTGCGGCCGCGACGACGTGCCGGTCCACCGCGGCGCGCCCGGCCCCGTCTCGGCGCCGCTGCGGACGGCCGAGGACACCCACGGTCCGCGCGGCGTCGGCTACGCGGAACTGCCGCCCGCCTCCCGCGCGGCCTCCCCGGTCGACGCCGCCCGGGCCTGGATCGACGCCGGGCGACGACACCCCGGCACGCTCGTCGGCCTCGCCATCGGCCCGCTGACCAACCTGGCGCTGGCGATCCGCGCCGACCTCGACCTACCGACCCGGATGCGGCGCCTGGTGATCATGGGCGGCGCCTTCGGCGTCGCGGGCAACACGACGCCGGTGGCCGAGTGGAACATGGTCGTCGACCCGGAGGCGGCGGCGGAGGTCTTCGCCGCCTTCGACCGCCCCGACGCACCGGATCCGTTGGTGTGCGGGCTGAACATCACCGAGCAGATGAGGTTCACGCCGCGGCATCTGGCACAACTGCGGGATGACGCCGCCGGGGTGTTGACCGATCACCTCGCCGATGCGCTGCGCTTCTACTTCGAGTTCCACGACGCCCAGGACGAGGGCTATCTGGCCTACCTGCACGATCCGTTCGCGGCGATGGTCGCGTTGGCGCCCGAGTCGGTCACCGCGGTGCCGGCCCGGGTCGCGGTGGAATTGGCGGGCACGCACACCAGGGCGATGACCGTCGCCGACCGCCGCTGGATGACCGGTCCGCCCAACGCCCTGGTCGTCACCGAGGCGGACACCGAGGCCATGCTCGACGGGTTGGTGGAAGCTCTGGCCCGCCTGGCTCAGCACCTGGCCGACTGA
- a CDS encoding TrkA family potassium uptake protein, with product MKVAIAGAGAVGRSIAGELIANHHDVTLFERNPHNVDPDAVPGASWISGDACELTNLERAGLQDYDVMVAATGDDKANLVVALLAKTEFAVNRVVARVNNPRNEWLFGEDWGVDVAVSTPRILASLVEEAVSVGDLVRLMTFRQGQANLVEMTLPDNTPLAGRPVRKLVLPRDVALVAILRGGRVIAPQGDDSVEGGDELVFVAPEEVEGELKRVMQLD from the coding sequence GTGAAAGTCGCCATAGCCGGAGCCGGAGCCGTCGGCCGCTCGATCGCCGGCGAGTTGATCGCCAACCACCACGACGTGACGTTGTTCGAGCGGAACCCGCACAACGTCGATCCCGACGCGGTGCCGGGGGCCTCGTGGATCAGCGGCGACGCCTGCGAGTTGACCAACCTGGAGCGCGCCGGCCTGCAGGACTACGACGTGATGGTCGCCGCGACCGGCGACGACAAGGCCAACCTCGTCGTCGCCCTGTTGGCCAAGACCGAGTTCGCGGTGAACCGCGTGGTGGCCCGCGTCAACAACCCGCGCAACGAATGGCTGTTCGGCGAGGACTGGGGGGTGGACGTCGCGGTCTCCACGCCGCGCATCCTGGCCTCACTGGTCGAAGAGGCGGTGAGCGTCGGCGATCTGGTCCGCCTGATGACCTTCCGGCAGGGACAGGCGAATCTGGTCGAGATGACCCTGCCCGACAACACGCCGTTGGCCGGGCGGCCGGTCCGCAAACTGGTGCTGCCCCGTGACGTGGCCCTGGTCGCGATCCTGCGCGGCGGCCGGGTGATCGCCCCGCAGGGGGACGACTCGGTGGAGGGCGGCGACGAGCTGGTGTTCGTGGCGCCCGAAGAAGTCGAAGGCGAACTCAAGCGCGTGATGCAACTCGACTGA
- the meaB gene encoding methylmalonyl Co-A mutase-associated GTPase MeaB, whose translation MVAGSSRTDPELLGAGVLAGRRADLARAITLVESTNPDHRSKAQELLLAMTPHAGNSFRVGITGVPGVGKSTTIEALGMYLIEQGHRVAVLAVDPSSTRTGGSILGDKTRMGRLAAHPDAYIRPSPTAGTLGGVAKATRETIVLVEAAGYDVVLVETVGVGQSEVTVANMVDTFTFLTLARTGDSLQGIKKGVLELADVIVVNKADGKHVTEARAAARELRGALSLIYPHDAFWTPPVLTMSALENSGVDDYWAAVQRHRQTMVDDGRFDAHRNRQQVDWMWTMVHDELLARLAGNPSVGAVRSDVESRIGAGDLTPALGAAEILAAFGRRAD comes from the coding sequence GTGGTCGCCGGTTCGTCGCGCACCGATCCGGAGCTCCTCGGGGCCGGTGTGCTGGCCGGACGTCGCGCCGATTTGGCGCGGGCGATCACCCTCGTCGAGTCGACCAACCCCGACCACCGGTCGAAGGCACAGGAACTGCTGCTGGCGATGACGCCGCACGCCGGGAACTCGTTCCGCGTCGGCATCACCGGCGTACCCGGCGTCGGGAAGTCGACGACGATCGAAGCGTTGGGGATGTACCTCATCGAGCAGGGCCACCGTGTGGCCGTGCTAGCCGTCGACCCGTCGTCGACCCGCACCGGCGGATCGATACTGGGCGACAAGACCCGGATGGGCCGCCTCGCCGCCCACCCGGACGCCTATATCCGGCCGTCGCCGACGGCGGGCACCCTCGGCGGGGTCGCCAAGGCGACGCGGGAGACGATCGTGCTCGTCGAGGCGGCCGGGTATGACGTGGTGCTCGTGGAGACCGTCGGTGTCGGCCAGTCGGAGGTCACCGTCGCCAACATGGTCGACACCTTCACCTTCCTCACCCTGGCCCGCACCGGCGACTCGCTGCAGGGCATCAAGAAGGGGGTCCTCGAGCTCGCCGACGTCATCGTCGTCAACAAGGCCGACGGCAAGCACGTCACCGAGGCGCGGGCCGCGGCCCGCGAGCTGCGCGGAGCACTGAGCCTGATCTACCCCCACGACGCCTTCTGGACGCCTCCGGTGCTCACCATGAGCGCGTTGGAGAACAGTGGTGTCGACGACTACTGGGCCGCGGTGCAGCGGCATCGGCAGACGATGGTGGACGACGGCAGATTCGACGCGCATCGCAACCGCCAGCAAGTCGACTGGATGTGGACGATGGTGCACGACGAATTGCTCGCCCGTCTGGCGGGCAATCCGTCGGTCGGCGCGGTCCGATCAGACGTCGAGTCCCGGATCGGCGCCGGCGACCTCACCCCGGCGCTGGGAGCGGCGGAGATCCTGGCCGCCTTCGGCCGGCGCGCGGACTGA
- a CDS encoding YbhB/YbcL family Raf kinase inhibitor-like protein translates to MTNRTYDPYAALPQLPGFSLTSTDLADGAPLAQPQVSGIFGAGGTDTSPQLSWSGFPEKTRSFAVTVYDPDAPTVSGFWHWAVADIPASVTSLAADAGNGEAGSLPDGALTLTNDASLKRFLGAAPPAGHGPHRYFVAVHAVDVESLGLPADATPAFLNFNLFGHAIARAIIVGTYEQH, encoded by the coding sequence GTGACGAACCGAACCTACGACCCGTATGCCGCCCTCCCGCAGCTGCCCGGGTTCTCCCTCACCTCGACCGATCTCGCCGACGGCGCGCCCTTGGCCCAGCCGCAGGTCAGCGGGATCTTCGGGGCCGGCGGGACCGACACGTCGCCGCAGTTGAGCTGGTCGGGATTCCCGGAGAAGACGCGCAGCTTCGCGGTCACCGTCTACGACCCGGACGCGCCGACCGTGTCGGGCTTCTGGCACTGGGCAGTGGCCGACATCCCCGCCTCGGTGACCTCGCTGGCCGCCGACGCCGGAAACGGCGAGGCGGGGTCGTTGCCCGACGGTGCGCTGACACTGACGAACGACGCCTCGCTCAAGCGCTTCCTGGGGGCCGCGCCGCCGGCCGGACACGGCCCGCACCGCTACTTCGTCGCCGTCCACGCGGTCGACGTCGAATCGCTGGGGCTGCCGGCCGACGCCACCCCGGCCTTCCTCAACTTCAACCTGTTCGGGCACGCCATCGCACGGGCGATCATCGTCGGCACCTACGAACAGCACTGA